A DNA window from Enterobacter asburiae contains the following coding sequences:
- a CDS encoding 2-hydroxyacid dehydrogenase: MKLAVYSTKQYDKKYLQHVNEAYGFELEFFDFLLSEKTAKTAHGCEGVCIFVNDDGSRPVLEELKKQGVKYIALRCAGFNNVDLDAAKELGLRVVRVPAYSPEAVAEHAIGMMMSLNRRIHRAYQRTRDANFSLEGLTGFTMYGKTAGVIGTGKIGVAALRILKGFGMRLLAFDPYPSAAALELGVEYVDLQTLFSQSDVISLHCPLTPENYHLLNQAAFDQMKDGVMIINTSRGGLVDSQAAIEALKTQKIGALGMDVYENERDLFFEDKSNDVIQDDVFRRLSACHNVLFTGHQAFLTAEALISISETTLGNLQQLEKGEACPNELA; this comes from the coding sequence ATGAAACTCGCGGTATATAGCACAAAGCAGTACGACAAAAAGTATCTGCAACATGTTAACGAGGCTTACGGGTTTGAGCTTGAATTTTTCGACTTTCTGCTGTCCGAAAAAACCGCCAAAACGGCGCACGGCTGTGAAGGCGTCTGCATTTTTGTTAACGACGACGGCAGTCGTCCGGTGCTGGAAGAGTTGAAAAAACAGGGCGTGAAATATATCGCCCTGCGCTGCGCGGGCTTTAATAACGTGGACCTCGACGCGGCGAAAGAGCTGGGTCTGAGGGTGGTGCGCGTCCCGGCGTACTCCCCGGAAGCGGTCGCGGAACATGCAATTGGCATGATGATGTCGCTCAACCGTCGTATTCACCGCGCTTATCAGCGCACCCGTGATGCCAACTTCTCTCTGGAAGGGCTGACCGGCTTTACCATGTACGGCAAAACCGCGGGCGTGATCGGCACCGGTAAAATTGGCGTCGCCGCCCTGCGCATTCTGAAAGGCTTCGGCATGCGTCTGCTGGCGTTCGATCCGTACCCGAGCGCCGCTGCGCTGGAGCTGGGCGTGGAATACGTCGACCTGCAGACCCTGTTCTCCCAGTCTGACGTGATCTCCCTGCACTGCCCGCTGACGCCGGAGAACTACCACCTGCTTAACCAGGCGGCGTTTGACCAGATGAAAGATGGCGTGATGATCATCAACACCAGCCGCGGCGGGCTCGTTGACTCTCAGGCCGCTATCGAAGCGCTGAAAACCCAGAAAATTGGCGCGCTGGGAATGGACGTGTACGAGAACGAACGCGATCTGTTCTTTGAAGACAAGTCGAATGATGTGATCCAGGACGACGTGTTCCGCCGCCTGTCAGCCTGTCATAACGTGCTGTTTACCGGACACCAGGCGTTTCTGACTGCCGAAGCGCTGATCAGCATTTCAGAAACCACGCTGGGTAACCTGCAGCAGCTTGAAAAGGGCGAAGCGTGCCCTAATGAACTGGCGTAA